The proteins below are encoded in one region of Pseudanabaena sp. BC1403:
- a CDS encoding glutathione peroxidase has protein sequence MSTLYDFKITNIDGQPVDLAQYKGKVALVVNVASKCGYTKQYKGLESLYREYKDKGFEILGFPSNDFGAQEPGTEAEIKSFCSLTYDVTFDMFSKVKVSGSGIADTYKYLTETTGSQVQWNFNKFLVDKEGKVVKYYPSSVAPEDAALRKDIEALLG, from the coding sequence ATGTCCACACTTTACGATTTCAAGATTACTAACATCGATGGTCAACCAGTCGATCTCGCTCAGTACAAAGGCAAAGTTGCCTTGGTTGTCAACGTTGCCTCTAAATGTGGCTACACTAAACAATACAAGGGACTAGAATCTCTTTATCGTGAATACAAAGACAAAGGCTTTGAAATTCTCGGGTTTCCTAGTAATGACTTCGGCGCACAAGAGCCAGGGACTGAAGCAGAAATCAAAAGCTTCTGCTCTCTCACCTACGATGTCACCTTTGACATGTTCAGCAAGGTGAAGGTAAGTGGCAGTGGTATCGCTGACACCTATAAGTATCTTACTGAAACCACAGGTAGCCAAGTGCAGTGGAACTTTAACAAGTTTCTAGTCGATAAAGAAGGTAAAGTCGTGAAATACTATCCTTCCAGCGTTGCACCTGAAGATGCAGCACTACGTAAAGATATCGAAGCACTTTTGGGCTAA
- the bioB gene encoding biotin synthase BioB translates to MISLESVTEIYNKPLLSLVFEAQSVHRQYHQTDAVQMCTLSNIKSGRCPEDCKYCPQSARYPTGVEAYPLLPLDEVISQAKEAKQHGATRFCMGAAWRNAPDGEEFERVLQMVEAVAGMEMEACVTMGMLRPDQAQRLAKAGLTAYNHNLDTSESFYPEIITTRTYRDRLETIQHVSEAGIQVCCGGIVGMGETDSDRIDLLHTLANLNPQPESVPINALSPVAGTPFGDLDAIDPLVLVRMVATARILMPKAVVRLSAGRDRLSVSDQALCFLAGANSIFSSEKLLTTANPDWQDDAEMFQKLGVKPKEFA, encoded by the coding sequence TTGATTTCCCTTGAATCTGTCACCGAAATTTATAATAAGCCCTTGCTGTCTCTAGTTTTTGAGGCGCAATCAGTACATCGGCAATATCATCAAACTGATGCTGTACAGATGTGCACTCTATCAAATATCAAATCAGGTCGTTGTCCTGAAGATTGTAAATATTGCCCTCAAAGTGCTCGCTATCCGACAGGAGTAGAGGCTTATCCCCTTTTGCCACTAGATGAAGTGATTAGCCAAGCAAAAGAGGCAAAACAGCATGGGGCAACTCGTTTTTGCATGGGAGCTGCGTGGCGCAATGCACCTGATGGGGAGGAGTTTGAGCGGGTTTTGCAAATGGTCGAAGCCGTAGCAGGGATGGAAATGGAAGCCTGTGTAACGATGGGAATGTTGCGCCCAGATCAAGCTCAGCGCTTAGCCAAAGCAGGCTTGACAGCCTATAACCATAACCTCGATACTTCCGAAAGTTTCTATCCCGAAATTATCACGACACGTACCTATCGCGATCGCCTCGAAACGATTCAGCATGTCTCCGAAGCGGGTATTCAAGTTTGTTGTGGCGGCATCGTCGGCATGGGTGAGACTGACAGCGATCGCATCGATCTTTTGCATACATTAGCAAACCTTAATCCACAGCCTGAGTCAGTACCAATTAATGCATTATCTCCCGTTGCAGGAACTCCATTTGGGGATCTTGATGCGATCGATCCTTTGGTTTTAGTGCGGATGGTCGCAACCGCGAGAATCCTGATGCCCAAAGCAGTTGTGCGACTTTCCGCAGGACGCGATCGGCTCAGCGTTTCCGATCAAGCTCTCTGCTTTCTCGCAGGTGCAAATTCTATCTTCTCTAGTGAGAAACTACTCACTACTGCAAATCCAGACTGGCAAGATGATGCGGAGATGTTCCAGAAATTAGGTGTTAAACCGAAGGAATTCGCATAA
- the ppk1 gene encoding polyphosphate kinase 1 codes for MIETITESIGISESIPEEIDEQDEKSVDRAMYFFNRELSWIAFNKRVLSEGIDSRTSLLERAKFFAIFSTNLDEFFMVRVARVKKKFAEQLDIISDDGLNPEKQLQAIREALVPLVTMQHEFFENILRPELHNHGVKLLDYKDIDKKHQRYLKTYFQDKLFPVLTPLAVDPAHPFPYISNLSLNLVVIVRDRDTKEKNFARVKVPNVLPRFVKIPETDEHTFVPLEQVIAHNLEALFPGMEILSYYPFRITRDAQLDIEEEEADDLISALQEELRKQKFGSVVRMEIASDIPPEIRKELIEQLGITEADVYDIPGLIGLGGLMAIAFLPMPEHQDKPWKSVTHPRLKQGDEDGKNIFDIISEGDFLVHHPYQSFTTTVQRFIEDAANDDDVLAIKQTLYRTSGDSPIVHALIRAAENGKQVAVLVELKARFDEANNILWAKKLENAGVHVVYGFKNLKTHTKTALVVRQEGDRLVRYVHIGTGNYNPKTARFYSDLGIFSCNDNLGADLTDLFNYLTGYSRQRDYRKLLVAPVNMREKFLKLIHREIEHQKQGYPSYIIAKMNSLVDPEIISALYEASQVGVNIDLIIRGICCIRPKVKGLSDRIRVISVIGRFLEHSRIFYFSNGGEEQVYIGSADWMPRNLDARVEVITPVEEGSLIKELKQILEIILADNRQAWDLKADGTYIQRVPKDGEPEMSSQKHFMSQGRPEFA; via the coding sequence ATGATTGAAACGATTACTGAGTCGATAGGAATCTCAGAATCTATCCCAGAAGAAATTGACGAGCAAGATGAAAAGTCAGTTGATCGTGCCATGTATTTCTTTAATCGTGAACTAAGCTGGATTGCTTTTAATAAAAGAGTTTTAAGCGAAGGGATTGACTCGCGCACATCATTACTAGAAAGAGCTAAATTCTTTGCAATTTTTAGCACTAACCTTGATGAGTTTTTTATGGTTAGAGTGGCTAGGGTAAAGAAAAAATTTGCAGAGCAATTGGATATTATCTCCGATGATGGACTTAATCCAGAAAAGCAGTTACAAGCAATTCGTGAGGCTCTTGTACCATTGGTCACGATGCAGCATGAATTTTTTGAGAATATCCTACGTCCAGAATTACATAACCACGGAGTGAAGCTCTTAGACTATAAGGATATCGATAAGAAACATCAGCGATATCTCAAAACCTATTTTCAAGATAAGCTATTTCCCGTTCTTACGCCATTAGCCGTCGATCCTGCACATCCATTCCCTTACATTTCTAATCTCAGCCTCAATTTGGTGGTGATCGTGCGCGATCGCGACACTAAGGAAAAAAACTTTGCGCGGGTCAAAGTTCCAAATGTATTGCCACGCTTTGTCAAAATCCCTGAGACCGATGAGCATACCTTTGTACCTTTGGAACAAGTGATTGCCCATAATCTTGAGGCATTATTTCCAGGAATGGAGATTCTAAGTTATTATCCATTTCGGATTACTCGTGATGCTCAGCTTGACATCGAAGAAGAAGAAGCAGACGACTTGATTTCGGCTCTGCAAGAAGAGTTACGCAAGCAGAAATTTGGTTCAGTCGTGCGAATGGAAATCGCTAGTGATATCCCGCCAGAAATTCGTAAAGAGTTGATTGAGCAATTAGGGATTACCGAGGCAGATGTTTATGATATCCCTGGGCTAATTGGTTTAGGAGGGCTAATGGCGATCGCTTTTTTGCCAATGCCTGAGCATCAGGATAAGCCTTGGAAGTCTGTAACTCATCCTCGATTGAAGCAAGGGGATGAAGACGGCAAGAACATTTTTGACATCATCAGCGAAGGTGATTTTTTAGTCCATCATCCTTATCAGTCGTTCACAACAACAGTGCAGCGATTTATCGAAGATGCAGCAAATGATGATGATGTACTCGCAATTAAGCAAACTCTATATCGCACATCTGGAGATTCACCAATTGTCCATGCTTTGATTCGGGCGGCGGAGAATGGCAAGCAGGTAGCGGTATTAGTGGAGCTAAAAGCTCGATTTGACGAGGCGAATAACATTCTCTGGGCGAAGAAGCTCGAAAATGCGGGAGTGCATGTGGTCTATGGGTTTAAGAATCTCAAAACCCATACTAAGACGGCTCTAGTGGTAAGGCAAGAAGGCGATCGCTTAGTTCGTTATGTTCACATTGGTACTGGCAATTACAACCCAAAAACAGCTAGATTTTATAGCGATCTTGGTATTTTTAGCTGTAATGATAATTTGGGCGCGGATTTGACTGATTTGTTTAACTACCTGACTGGCTATTCGCGTCAGCGTGATTATCGCAAGCTTCTAGTTGCGCCTGTGAACATGCGCGAGAAGTTCCTGAAACTGATCCATCGCGAAATCGAACATCAAAAGCAGGGGTATCCTTCCTACATCATTGCCAAAATGAATTCATTAGTTGATCCTGAGATTATCTCGGCTCTATATGAGGCTTCGCAAGTCGGTGTAAATATCGATCTGATCATTCGTGGTATTTGCTGTATCCGTCCCAAGGTCAAGGGATTAAGCGATCGCATCAGGGTTATCAGCGTGATCGGGCGCTTTCTAGAACATTCACGCATCTTTTACTTTAGTAATGGCGGCGAAGAGCAGGTATATATTGGTAGTGCTGACTGGATGCCCCGAAACCTTGATGCAAGAGTTGAGGTGATTACCCCTGTTGAGGAAGGCTCTCTGATCAAAGAACTTAAGCAGATTCTCGAAATTATCCTAGCTGATAACCGCCAAGCTTGGGATCTTAAAGCAGATGGAACCTACATTCAGAGAGTTCCTAAGGATGGAGAGCCTGAAATGAGTTCACAAAAGCATTTCATGTCGCAAGGGCGACCTGAATTCGCATAA
- a CDS encoding glycosyltransferase family 1 protein yields MRIAIFTETFLPKIDGIVTRLKYTVEYLVKLGNQVLVFSPDGGLKEYCGAKIYGVSAFDFPLYPELKVALPRPSIGYALEEFKPDIIHIVNPAILGMAGLYYAKSMNYPLMASYHTHLPQYLQHYGLGFLEGVMWELVKNTHNQAALNLCTSTVMIDELRSHGVERLDLWQRGVDTVQFHPRFKSAEMRSRLTQGHPEEVLFLYVGRLSAEKEIQQILPVLEAIPNSRLALVGNGPYRQELEKIFADTKTNFVGYLRGDDLAAAFASSDAFLFPSRTETLGLVLLEAMAAGCPVVAANSGGIPDIVTNGINGYLFEPNDSNGLTLATQNLLQNRNEYMCIEARLEAEKWGWDAATRQLQNYYEQTIEACKPVLSV; encoded by the coding sequence ATGCGTATCGCCATATTTACCGAGACATTTTTGCCAAAAATTGATGGCATCGTTACTCGCCTCAAATATACCGTCGAATATCTGGTCAAGCTCGGTAACCAAGTATTGGTGTTTTCGCCCGATGGTGGACTTAAAGAATACTGTGGCGCAAAGATTTATGGCGTATCAGCCTTTGACTTCCCGCTATATCCAGAACTAAAAGTAGCTCTCCCACGTCCTTCGATTGGCTATGCGCTAGAGGAGTTCAAACCCGATATTATTCATATTGTAAATCCTGCTATTTTGGGCATGGCAGGTTTATATTATGCCAAATCGATGAATTACCCGCTTATGGCTTCCTATCACACGCATTTACCCCAGTATTTGCAGCATTACGGATTGGGGTTTCTTGAGGGCGTGATGTGGGAATTGGTCAAAAATACTCACAATCAAGCAGCACTGAATCTTTGTACTTCGACAGTGATGATCGATGAATTGCGATCGCATGGTGTCGAGAGGCTTGATCTTTGGCAGCGCGGTGTTGATACCGTGCAGTTTCATCCGAGATTTAAAAGCGCGGAAATGCGATCGCGCCTCACCCAAGGGCATCCAGAAGAAGTTTTATTCCTGTATGTTGGTAGACTCTCCGCCGAGAAAGAGATTCAGCAAATTTTGCCAGTACTAGAAGCGATCCCCAATAGTCGTCTTGCTTTAGTGGGAAATGGCCCCTATCGGCAAGAACTGGAGAAGATTTTTGCGGATACTAAAACTAATTTTGTGGGCTATTTACGTGGGGATGATCTTGCCGCAGCTTTTGCCTCAAGTGACGCTTTTTTATTCCCATCGCGCACTGAGACTCTGGGCTTAGTTCTGCTCGAAGCAATGGCGGCTGGTTGTCCAGTTGTTGCCGCAAATTCAGGGGGAATTCCTGACATTGTCACCAATGGCATTAATGGATATTTATTTGAGCCTAATGACAGCAATGGCTTGACCTTAGCAACTCAAAATCTTTTGCAAAATCGTAATGAATATATGTGCATCGAAGCCCGTTTAGAAGCTGAAAAGTGGGGGTGGGATGCTGCCACGCGACAATTGCAAAATTATTATGAACAGACAATAGAGGCTTGTAAACCTGTTTTAAGTGTTTAA
- a CDS encoding fatty acid desaturase, producing the protein MFTSPQKVYQGEDWIGLLIAVIIISLWFLSLFELLAIQISDTSWFWLIFSVLGRTYLHTGLFILAHDSMHGNLIPNNRILNHLIGRVAVTVYGFLPYDHCCTNHFNHHRYPSQSGDPDFYGSAPNPIFWYFKFIREYFPMRSLIIFLVNMIIIAWGLTTIFHVAFTNLIFFVLVPLVLSSLQLFFFGTYLPHHQLYENPYFSPRLQSSYYSNLWSFFSCYHFGHYHWEHHEYPKTPWYKLYKINAK; encoded by the coding sequence ATGTTTACCTCTCCACAAAAGGTATATCAAGGAGAAGATTGGATTGGATTATTAATAGCTGTAATTATTATTAGTCTATGGTTTCTCAGCCTATTTGAGCTTCTCGCTATTCAAATATCAGATACTTCTTGGTTCTGGTTAATTTTCTCTGTTTTGGGACGTACTTATCTCCATACGGGCTTATTTATCCTTGCCCATGATTCAATGCATGGTAATTTAATTCCAAATAACAGAATTCTCAATCACCTAATAGGACGAGTTGCAGTTACAGTTTATGGATTCCTGCCCTACGACCATTGCTGTACCAATCATTTTAATCATCATCGCTATCCATCTCAAAGTGGCGATCCTGATTTTTACGGTAGTGCTCCTAATCCAATATTTTGGTATTTCAAGTTCATTCGTGAATATTTTCCAATGCGATCGCTAATCATTTTCTTGGTGAATATGATAATAATTGCTTGGGGATTAACAACCATTTTCCATGTTGCATTCACAAATTTAATATTTTTTGTCCTTGTTCCACTTGTCTTGAGCTCTTTACAGTTGTTCTTTTTTGGTACTTATCTACCACATCACCAACTGTACGAAAATCCCTATTTCTCTCCACGCTTGCAAAGTAGTTACTACTCTAATCTATGGTCATTTTTTAGCTGTTACCATTTTGGTCATTACCATTGGGAGCATCATGAATATCCAAAAACTCCTTGGTATAAGCTTTATAAAATTAATGCCAAATAG
- a CDS encoding bestrophin family protein: protein MKKKDGWFHIALRWKGSVLPEVLPRSLMCGLFGIFIYILYLYQVKVSLPVLGVIIPNIVLGLLLVFRTNTAYERFWEGRKAWGILVNTSRNLSRQIIVAIVEKEPSDRLAKIAAVKLLPAFAIALKLHLRAEPINAELEANLSVKQFEHLKTMHHPPLEIAFWISSYLQDQSIQEKLDRYQLNDMIQLLHQMVDVIGICERILRTPIPLAYSIHLKQLLMIYSLSLPFQMVDQLQWMTGPIVALISFTLLGIEEIGIQIEDPFGHDANDLPLDNICNTMMRNIEDLLMVSCNKFDP from the coding sequence ATGAAAAAAAAAGATGGGTGGTTTCATATTGCACTGCGGTGGAAAGGCTCAGTATTACCTGAAGTATTGCCGCGATCGCTAATGTGTGGATTGTTTGGCATTTTTATTTACATTCTTTATCTCTATCAGGTTAAAGTTTCCTTACCAGTTCTAGGTGTTATTATTCCCAATATCGTGTTAGGTTTGCTACTCGTATTCCGAACCAACACTGCCTATGAACGCTTTTGGGAAGGTCGCAAAGCATGGGGGATTCTAGTCAACACATCACGGAATTTATCTCGTCAAATCATAGTAGCAATTGTAGAAAAAGAACCAAGCGATCGCCTAGCCAAAATTGCTGCTGTCAAGCTATTGCCAGCCTTTGCGATCGCTCTAAAATTGCATTTGCGAGCAGAGCCAATCAATGCTGAACTCGAAGCGAATCTTTCAGTAAAACAATTTGAGCATCTCAAAACGATGCATCACCCACCTCTTGAAATAGCATTTTGGATTAGCAGCTATCTCCAAGATCAGTCCATCCAAGAAAAGCTTGATCGCTATCAACTAAACGACATGATTCAACTTTTGCACCAAATGGTGGACGTTATAGGCATTTGTGAACGTATTCTCAGAACTCCAATCCCTCTCGCTTATTCCATTCATCTGAAGCAATTATTAATGATTTATTCATTGTCACTTCCTTTTCAAATGGTTGATCAACTGCAATGGATGACAGGGCCAATTGTGGCGCTAATTAGCTTTACTCTATTAGGTATCGAAGAAATTGGTATTCAAATAGAAGATCCCTTTGGGCATGATGCCAATGATTTACCTTTAGATAATATCTGTAATACTATGATGCGAAATATTGAAGATTTATTGATGGTGAGCTGCAACAAATTCGATCCATAG
- a CDS encoding orange carotenoid-binding protein, producing the protein MTYTINSARSIFPNTLAADVVPATTARFNQLSPEDQLAWIWFTYLEMGKTVTIAAPGAASMQLAELTLNEIKKMSFQQQTQVMCDLANRADTPICRTYAIWSQNIKLGFWYQLGEWMEKGIVAPIPEGYKLSANASAVLETLKGLEPGQQITILRNSVVDMGYDPNKLGDYTRVAEPVLAPQEVSKRTQVSIEGVDNPTVLSYMNNLNANDFDALIALFLPDGALQPPFQRPIVGKDAVLRFFKEECQNLVLVPEKGVSEPADGGYTQIKITGKVQTPWFGSGVGMNIAWRFLLDPNNKIFFVAIDLLASPKELLNFAR; encoded by the coding sequence ATGACTTACACCATTAACTCAGCCAGAAGTATTTTCCCTAACACCTTAGCTGCTGACGTAGTGCCTGCAACTACTGCAAGATTTAATCAACTTAGCCCTGAAGACCAACTGGCTTGGATTTGGTTTACTTACCTTGAGATGGGTAAAACTGTGACAATCGCAGCGCCTGGAGCTGCAAGTATGCAGTTGGCTGAGTTGACTTTAAATGAAATCAAGAAAATGAGCTTTCAACAGCAAACTCAGGTCATGTGTGATTTAGCTAATCGTGCTGATACTCCAATTTGCCGTACCTATGCTATTTGGTCACAAAACATCAAACTAGGTTTTTGGTATCAACTTGGTGAGTGGATGGAAAAAGGAATTGTTGCTCCGATTCCTGAAGGTTATAAACTGTCAGCGAACGCTTCGGCTGTGTTAGAAACTCTGAAAGGTTTAGAGCCAGGACAACAAATTACGATTCTCCGTAATTCAGTTGTAGATATGGGCTATGACCCCAACAAATTGGGCGATTATACTCGTGTCGCTGAGCCTGTTTTAGCTCCACAAGAGGTGTCTAAGCGCACTCAAGTTAGCATCGAAGGTGTAGACAATCCTACTGTCTTGTCTTACATGAACAACTTGAATGCCAACGATTTTGATGCTCTAATTGCTCTATTTCTCCCAGACGGTGCTTTACAACCTCCTTTCCAAAGACCAATTGTTGGGAAAGATGCCGTGCTGAGATTTTTTAAAGAAGAATGTCAAAATCTGGTGCTCGTTCCAGAAAAAGGTGTTTCTGAACCAGCAGATGGTGGATATACCCAAATCAAGATTACGGGTAAAGTGCAAACTCCTTGGTTCGGCTCTGGTGTTGGCATGAATATCGCTTGGCGCTTTCTGCTCGATCCTAATAACAAGATTTTCTTTGTGGCGATCGACTTACTTGCATCTCCTAAAGAGTTGCTGAACTTCGCTCGTTAG
- a CDS encoding voltage-gated chloride channel family protein, whose product MKLILKLKQFIVFSQLSTWFLIACSVGILSGIGSAALLASLEWATDFRESNLWIIALLPFGGFLSGWLYHNYGKTVEGGNNLLLEEIHNPKNIIPLRMATLVLLGTTLAHLFGGSAGREGTALQISASLADQLTKIFKFQPRDRQILLMAGLSAGFSSVFGTPLAGTIFGLEVLAIGKINHNALFPCLIAAIVGDRITLSLGLHHTAYRHDSLIPAINLMEIIYAILAGIAFGLAAMIFAKTTHKISHLFKSKISYPPLRPAIGGVIVALIVWAIGSTKYIGLGIPTIVNAFEMQLTPWDFAAKIGLTALTLGAGFKGGEVTPLFFIGATLGNALSLILPLSAPLLASMGFVAVFGSAANTPIAATLMGIELFGMESGVFIAIACTMSYLASGHAGIYRAQHIGSGKYHFMPIQEELNSVNVEHQDPLSPQEITK is encoded by the coding sequence ATGAAACTCATTCTTAAGCTTAAACAGTTTATTGTCTTTTCTCAACTTAGCACATGGTTTCTTATTGCTTGCTCTGTGGGAATTCTCTCAGGGATAGGTTCTGCTGCCTTACTTGCTTCTTTAGAATGGGCAACTGATTTTAGAGAATCAAATTTATGGATAATAGCCTTACTTCCTTTTGGAGGATTCCTGAGCGGTTGGCTTTATCATAACTATGGAAAAACAGTGGAAGGTGGCAATAATCTTTTATTGGAAGAGATTCACAATCCCAAGAATATTATTCCTTTGAGAATGGCTACTTTGGTGTTATTAGGAACTACTCTAGCCCATCTATTTGGGGGCTCGGCAGGTAGAGAGGGCACAGCTCTACAAATTTCAGCTTCCCTTGCTGATCAATTGACAAAAATATTTAAATTCCAACCACGCGATCGCCAAATTTTATTAATGGCAGGTCTTAGCGCTGGATTTTCTTCGGTATTTGGGACTCCACTAGCAGGGACAATCTTTGGCTTAGAGGTTTTAGCAATTGGGAAGATTAATCATAACGCTCTATTTCCTTGCCTAATTGCAGCCATCGTCGGAGATCGCATTACATTAAGTTTAGGATTGCACCATACCGCATATCGTCATGATTCGTTGATTCCTGCTATAAATTTAATGGAGATAATTTACGCAATTTTGGCGGGTATAGCCTTCGGACTCGCAGCGATGATTTTTGCGAAAACAACTCATAAAATTAGTCACCTATTTAAATCCAAAATATCTTATCCTCCTTTACGTCCTGCGATCGGTGGTGTCATTGTTGCTTTGATTGTTTGGGCAATAGGTTCGACTAAATATATTGGGCTGGGGATTCCAACAATCGTGAATGCCTTTGAGATGCAGCTAACACCTTGGGATTTTGCAGCCAAAATTGGTTTAACGGCATTGACATTGGGAGCAGGTTTTAAAGGTGGTGAAGTAACTCCTCTATTTTTTATTGGTGCGACTTTGGGGAATGCTTTGTCATTAATCTTGCCATTATCCGCACCCTTATTAGCCAGTATGGGGTTTGTGGCAGTCTTTGGTAGCGCTGCCAATACTCCGATCGCAGCGACGTTAATGGGAATTGAACTTTTTGGTATGGAATCTGGAGTATTTATCGCGATCGCCTGTACTATGAGCTACCTTGCTTCAGGTCATGCTGGTATCTATAGAGCCCAGCATATTGGTTCTGGTAAATATCATTTCATGCCCATACAAGAAGAACTAAATTCAGTGAATGTTGAACACCAAGATCCTCTATCTCCACAAGAAATCACGAAATAG
- a CDS encoding AAA family ATPase, whose translation MASVIILIGVPASGKSSLAEKMLRASNQTSHQNSSSLTHGQTQLISPDRIRASLYGSAAKQGDWSEIWQHVQQEFANAAKSQQSVIYDATNYKREYRKNIIDLAKEHGFKPITGIWLDVPLWICLSRNDMRDRVVPEDVVVEMYRTLAYSPPTLSEGFDRILLRDQKLDNEWID comes from the coding sequence ATGGCAAGTGTAATTATCCTGATTGGTGTACCCGCGAGCGGCAAATCTAGCCTCGCTGAGAAGATGTTGCGTGCTTCTAATCAGACTTCTCATCAGAATAGTAGCAGCCTCACCCATGGGCAAACCCAATTAATCAGCCCAGATCGCATTCGAGCATCACTCTATGGATCAGCCGCCAAACAGGGTGATTGGTCAGAAATTTGGCAACATGTACAGCAAGAATTTGCCAACGCCGCCAAATCGCAACAATCTGTAATATATGATGCCACAAACTATAAGCGCGAATATCGTAAAAATATTATTGACCTTGCCAAAGAGCATGGATTTAAGCCAATTACAGGAATTTGGCTAGATGTACCGCTCTGGATTTGTTTGTCACGAAATGATATGCGCGATCGCGTTGTCCCTGAAGATGTCGTAGTAGAAATGTATCGAACACTAGCCTATAGCCCACCTACCCTCAGCGAAGGATTCGATCGCATTTTGCTTCGCGATCAAAAGCTAGACAACGAGTGGATCGACTGA